ACTCTTTGACAATTTTTTTCTTTGTTTTTACAACTTTTTCTCTTCTTTTTTGAGGCTTTATCTCTTTTTGTACTTTTTTAAATTTCTTTGGAATTTCTTTTTTTAAACTCTTTTTTTCTTTTATAATTTTTGGTTCACTCTTTTTTATTGGTTTTGGTTTTTTTAGCTGAACGTATGTAATAGAGCTTTTTTTCTTTTTACTCTCTATTTTTTTCTCATGGAAATCTTCTTGCTTTTTTTCAACCTCATAGTTAAATAAAAAAAGTATATGTATAATAATTGAAAAAATAAGTGCTAGTATAAACGTTTTCATAACGGGATTATAGTATAATGAAGCTTTTAAATTTAACAAAGATAGGATATTTAATGTTTGATAAATCAATAACAGCATATGAAGAAGCAAAAAAAGTAATTCCTGGTGGAGTTGATTCACCAGTTAGAGCATTTAAAAGTGTAGGTGGAACACCTCCATTTATTGATAGAGGTGAGGGTGCTTATCTTATTGATGTAGATGGTAATAAATATTTAGATTTTATTCAAAGCTGGGGTCCTTTGATTTTTGGACATTGTGATAAAGATATTGAAGAAGCTGTAATTAAAACTGTAAAAAAAGGTTTAAGTTTTGGTGCTCCAACTGTATTAGAAACTGAACTTGCAAGTGAAATTGTTGAGATGTATGACAATATAGATAAAGTTAGATTTGTAAATTCTGGAACAGAAGCAGTGATGAGTGCTATTAGATTAGCAAGAGGTGTTACAGGTAAAAATGGAATTTTAAAGTTTGAGGGATGTTATCATGGACATTCTGATTCTTTATTAGTTCAAGCAGGTTCTGGTATGGCTACTTTTGGTACTCCAAGCTCACCAGGTGTTCCAGCAGATTTAACAAAACATACATTACTTTGTGAATATAACAATATTGATGAGTTAAAAAAATGTTTTGAAGCAAGTGATGATATTGCTTGTATTATTATTGAGCCAATTGCAGGAAATATGGGATTTGTTCCAGCTGATGAAGAGTTTTTAACACAATGTAGAAAACTTTGTGATGAAAATGGTGCACTTTTAATATTTGATGAAGTAATGAGTGGTTTTAGAGCGAGTTTAACAGGAGCTCATGGTGTAGTTAATACTAAATCAGATATTATAACTTTTGGTAAAGTAATTGGTGCTGGTATGCCAGTTGGAGCTTTTGCTGCTAGTAGTGAAATAATGGCTCATTTAAGTCCGGATGGAGCAGTATATCAAGCTGGTACTTTAAGTGGAAATCCAGTTGCTATGGCAGCAGGACTTGTAAGTCTTAGAAAGATTAAAGCCCAAAAAGGTTTATATGAAAAATTAAACCAAAAAGTAACAAAACTGTTAGCAGGATTTAAAAAAGCAGCAGAAGATAATAATATTGCATTTCAAGTTGATTCAAGAGGATCTATGTTTGGATTCTTCTTTTGTGAAAAACCACCAAGAAACTTTAAAGAGGTTGGTACTTGTAATTTTGATAGATTTGCTAAGTTTCACCAAGAGATGCTAAAAAGAGGTTTTTATTTTGCTTGCTCTCAATATGAAGCAGCATTTATGTGTGAAGCAATTAGTGATGAGGATATTGACAATTGTATTAAAGCTGCACAAGAAGTGATGGCTAAATTATAAGATAGGAAATATATGGAAAATAATAATCAACAACCAAAACACCAATCTAAGTTAAGAGCTTTAGATAATTTATCTTTAGGACTCTCTTTAGTTGCAGCAGTTGCGATTGGATTTGGTGTAGGGTATGGCTTGAAACATCTATTTGGATATGACTGGCTTTTATGGCTAGGACTTTTTTGGGGTATTGCAGCAGCTGTATTAAATATAGTAAAAGCATATAAAAGAGCTCAAAAAGAGTATGAAGGTTTAGAAAACGATCCAAGATATGCCCATAGAGCAAAATATGGGGATAAAAAATTTGATGATGAAGATGATTAAAAATTTTGCAAAGGTCTTTTTACTTGTAGACCTTTGCATTATAATTTACTCTTTGTCTTTTGAAAACTTTTATTGGTTACTTAATTCACAAGTTGCTTTTTTTGCTTCTATAGTTATTACTGTTTCTTCTTTTTTATCATATAGAAAGAATATACAAAATAGATTAAAAAATTTTGATAGTAAAATGGAAACTAAAATTGAAGATAGAGATAAAGTGGATGAAATTGATGATCCCTTTGATTTATATTCAGAAGATATAGAACCTATAAAAGAAGAAGATTTGACACCAGAAAAAATCAAAGAGATTATAAAAGAAGAGAAAAGTAAAGTAAAAAGAAACTCTTTTAAAAATACAATATTTTCAACAGGTGGTTTTGTTTCAATTTATAGACTACTTGGTTATGGTATTTTGATTTTTGGATTTTTCTCTTTAAATAATAATAATATATTTTTACCAATACCTTTTTTAATTGGTTTAGGAATAGTTCCTATTGCTGTATTATTAACAAAACTAATTATAAAATCAGAGGTAAGTCAATAGCTATTTTTGACTTATCTTTTGTAAGAATAAAGTAAGACGAATTGTCTTCATACTTAAAATTGCTATAGTCTGCTAAATCTTTACTAGATACTTCGATTGATATAAGTGAGTATTTTTTCTTCTCAATTTTAATATACTCTCCTATTTTTAGCATTATTGTTGTTGTAATTATTGATGAAGTGTTAAAGCACTCTAAAGATGAATTTAATATTTTTATAAACTCTTTTGCATTTAACTTAAAATCAGGAATTGAAGGATCATAATTTTTGATAACTTTTATGTCTGATTTAGACTTCATTGCTGAAATAGATAAATCAACTAAAGTAAATACATTTACTATGTCACTATTTTTAGTATTAAGTTTTGATTCTTTTTTTACCATAGTACTTTTATATAGTTTTATATTGATGGCTTCTTCATTTTCATATGAAACAGTAATTGCATAAAAAATATAATTTTTCATATGAAGATCAATATAAGTAGTTTCTGCACCGAAGTTTTTAGGTGCATACTCAACAGCTAGTTCGAATATCTCTTTTTGAGATATTCGACTAAGTAAAAACTGTGCTTCTTGATTTGAGTAAAGCATTTTCCCTGTTGAAGAAAAAGATATTATTGGATTTAAATCTAACTCTACCCACTTTTCAAAGAAGTTATTACTCATATATTAGCTTTCTACGTAGTTTTTAAGATTTTTCCCAACTTTAGGGTGTTTTAATTTTTTAATTGCACTTGATTCTATTTGTCTTACTCTTTCTCTAGTAACACTTAATTCTTTTCCAATTTCTTCTAAAGTTCTATCACTAGCATCTTCCATAAGTCCAAATCTCATTCTTACAACTGCTTGTTCTCTTTCATTTAATTGAGCAAGAATTTGATCAATTTGACCTTGTAAATCTTCTTTCATGATATTGTCAACAGGAGTTGGAGCTTTTTCATCAGGTACAAAGTCTCCAAACTTACCATCATCATCACTACCAATTGGTGCTTCAAGTGAAACAGGCTCTTTAGTGATTTTGATTACTTGTTTAACTTTATCAATTGGAAGTCCAACTTCTTTTGCAATCTCTTCTACATCTGGCTCTTTTCCATTTTCTTGAATACCTTTTCTGATGATTTTATTAATTCTATTAATAGTTTCAATCATATGAATTGGAATTCTAATAGTTCTTGCTTGATCAGCAATTGCTCTACTAATTGCTTGTCTAATCCACCATGTTGCATAAGTAGAGAATTTATAACCTTTTTTATACTCAAATTTATCAACAGCTTTCATAAGACCAATGTTTCCTTCTTGAATTAAATCAAGGAAAGGTAAACCTCTATTTGTATATCTTTTTGCAATAGATACAACAAGTCTAAGGTTTGATTTTGCCATTCTTGTCTTAGCTTGATCAGTAATTTGTTTACCTCTTTTAATTTGTTCTAGTACATCTTTTAACTCTTCAGGTTCTAAATCAAATCCATCTTTACTTGCTTCTGCTGTTTGGAAAAGTTTTTTAATCTCCATATAAGTACTTACCATAGTAGCTTCTGGAACCATAGAAGTAATTTGAACTTTAGTTAAGTTCAAAATATTATCCAAAATCTTTTGGTGGTTTTTCTTTAGCATATCATTAAAAAGTGGTAATCTATACTCTAATCTTTTTAATTCATGTTCAAAACCAGTGTCTGATTTTAGTGCAGTTTCCATAGCTCTTACGATTTCACTAATAAGTTTTGAAGTTGGGCCTAAATCAAGTAAAGCTTCTTTTAATATTTTTTTCTTAAAAGCAATAGCTAGATTATGTTGCATTTGATCAATTTCATCATCAGATTTTGCTGATTCTTTTGTCAAGAATTTTAACCAATCTTTTTTTGCTTTTTCTAAAACTTTAAAAGCTGCAATAATTGTTTCTGCTCTTTTATCAAGTTTTTTTTGTTTTTTACCTTTTTTCTCTTCTTCCTCTTCAGGTTCAGACTCTTCTTCAATGTCATCATCTTTATCATCTGAATCTTCATCATCAAAGTTTCTAAAAAGTTCTTTAACTTTTCTTTCTCTATTTACTAAAGGTTCTTTATACTCAAGAATAAAGTCAATTAAATATGGAACATAACAAATGGCATCAAGAATTACATCTTCACCCATTTCTATTTTTTTGGAAATTTCAATTTCTTCTTCTTTTGTTAAAAGAGGAATTTGTCCCATTTCTCTTAAATACATCCTAACAGGTGAATCAGATCTACTCCATTCTAAAAGTTCTTTATTCTTTAGTAAGTCATATACATCTTCTTCGTTTTCTCTTAGTTTGTTTCTATGTTCTGCTTTTCGTTTTGCTTCTTCGGCATTCATTCTTTTAGCTTGTTCTTGCGAACTAATCAGTTGTACATTATATAACTGAACTAAAGCTAGAAGTTTTTTAATATTTGCTGCTGAAGGTGCTTTTGGAAAGATTTTAATGATTTTTTCATAAGTTAAGATAGAATCTTTGTACTCTTTAACAATTTGTTCTATTGATTTATTTAAATCTTTTGCACTCATATAATAAAGTTCCTTATTTTAGATAGTCATATATTATACCGAAATTAGTTAAAAAAATAATTAAATTTATCTATTTAATCTATTATTTTTAAATAATTGGATAAAATGCGTCTTCATTTAAAATTATATAAGATAAAAATTGTATGGAGAAATACTAAAAACTTAAGGACAGAATATGAATGTAATTACTGGAAAAGTATGGAATTTTGGGGCAAATATTGATACTGATATTATTATTGCTGCTAGATATTTAAATAGTTCAGAGCCTGAACATTTAGCAAAATATGTAATGGAAGATGCAGATCCAGATTTCCCTAAGAAACTACAAAAGGGTGATATTATTGTTGCTGGTGAAAACTTTGGTTGTGGTTCTAGTAGAGAACATGCTCCAATTGCCTTAAAAGCTGCTGGTGTTGCTGCTGTTGTAGCCCCATCATTTGCAAGAATTTTTTATAGAAATGCTTTTAATATGGGATTGCCTATTTTTGAACTACCAGAAGCATTAGAAATAAAAGAGAATGATGAAATTTCTATTGATCTTGATAATGGAAAAATTATTAATAATACAACTAATAAATCATATGAATTTATTGCTATCCCTGAGTTTATGCAAGAGTTGATTGCAGTTGGTGGATTAATAAACTATGCAAAAGAAGAAATAAAGAAGGAAAATAATGAAGAATTATAATATTTCAATTATTAAAGGTGATGGAATTGGTCCTGAGATTGTTGATGAGGCAATTAAAGTACTAGATGCTGTTTCTTACTCTTGTGGATTTTCTTTAGAGTATAAAGAGTATTTAATGGGTGGAATTGCTATTGATATGACAGGTGTTCCACTTCCTGATGAAACTGTACAAGGTGTTTTAAACTCTGATGCTTGTTTATTTGGTTCAATTGGTGGAGAAAAATGGGATACACTTCCACGAGAACTTAGACCTGAAACTGGACTTTTAAAGTTTAGAGAAGCTATGGGTGTATATGCAAACTTAAGACCTGCAATTATTTATGATGAATTAGTAAATGCTTCAACACTTAAACCTGAAGTTATTGAAGGTGTTGATATTATGGTTGTACGTGAGCTTATTGGTGGAATTTATTTTGGTCAACCAAGAGAAAATGATGGTTTCAAAGCATTTAATACAATGGTTTATACAAAACCTGAAATTGAAAGAATTGGTAAAAAAGCTTTTGAACTTGCAATGAAAAGAGATAAAAGAGTTTGTTCTGTTGATAAAGCAAATGTTCTTGAAGTTTCTCAATTATGGAGAGATACAATGGAAGAGTTATCAAAAGATTATCCAGAAGTTGAATTATCTCATATGTATGTAGATAATGCAGCTATGCAACTTGTTAGAAATCCAAAACAGTTTGATGTTATTGTAACAGGAAATATATTTGGAGATATATTATCAGATACAGCTTCAATGGTAGTTGGTTCAATTGGATTATTGCCAAGTGCTAGTACTGGTGATAAAACAGCAGTTTATGAGCCAATTCATGGAAGTGCACCTGATATTGCTGGACAAGGAATCGCAAATCCTATTGCTACAATTGAAAGTGCTGGAATGATGCTTAGATACTCTTTAGGTGAAGATGAAGCAGCAAATAAAATTGATTCAGCTATTAAAAAAGCACTTAAAGATGGTTATAGAACAAAAGATTTAGCAGCATATGATGCTAAAGAGATTGTTACAACAGCAGAAATGGGTGATATTATCGCCAATTATATAAATAAATAAGAGATTTTCTCTTATTTATAAAAATATAAGTAACTCTTTTTTTTTACGTTATTTTTTGTTTAAATCTTATACTACAAATAAAACTTGAGATAAAAGTAAAAGAATTCTTTTGATAAATATTTAATTAAAATTTTTTATTATTTTCTTTAAATAATTTATTCTTTTGATGTAAATTTAGGTAGAATCTTTAAAAGGTAATTAAAATGGAAAGTATTATTGCTTTAGAAGAACTCATTAAAGATAATGAAACAAAAATTGCTTTACAAGAAAAACAGATTAAAAATCATGAAACTGGTGTATATAGACTCTCTCGTATGGGTTTAGCCTCTGCTGAAAATTCACTTGAATTAGCAACACAATTAGTAGAAAAATATAAAAAAATGTTAGAACAACTTCAATCAATTGAAGGAGAAGCTTTAAGAGAAAAAGAGCAGCTCGTGATTTTAGCAGAGAGAAAAAAGTATTTTGATGCACAACCTTCTAGAATAAAACTAAATAAAGAAGAAAGTAGTGATAAAAAACTCGAGGTTTTAAGAATTTTAGATGAATTACCAGAAGGTATTCAATTTGAAGATAAAGAGTTACTTGAAATGGCTGAAAAATCTTTAGAATTAAATCTTTCTGATTTAGAAGAGTTTCATTCTAAATTAGAAGATATTAAAAGTGAGTTTAAAGCTATTAAAGATCAAATTGAAGATGAAAATTTACAAGAATTCCAAACAATTGATTTTTTAATTCCTCTTGTTGTACTTCATTTTTATGTTTTAAAGTCAAATATACAAGACCATATAAAGAAAATTAATGATAAAGCTTTACAAAAACAAAAAGATTTAGAAGAAGAAAAAAATCTACAAATAAAAAAAATTCAAGAATCTTTTAAAGAACAAGAAGAACTTTTACAGGCTAAACAAACAGATAAAAGTACAAAAAAACAAGAACTTCTTGATATTCAATCAACAATGAAAACTTTAAGTAACAAACTTTTAAAAACAAAAAATACTAAAATAGAAAAACCAATTGAAAAAAAATTCCCAGGATTTCCAAAATATGAAGATTGGTGGATAAGAGAGTTGTGGTCAAGTCATCAAGCATACTTTGCCTTATTTAGATGGAAAAAGATTATAAATAAGCTATGTATAACAACAGAGCAAAAAAAAGCGTGGTCTATTATTTTTGATAGATGGGTTTTTATAAAAAAACTTTTAAATGATAAGGGAAAACTTGCATATCACTATCACTTTGCATTTGATTCTTTACTAAGTACATATGCAGAAGTAGAAGAAGAATTAGAAGTAAAAAATATTGAATCAATGGAAACTATTATAAATAAAATTACTGCAAGAGAGGACTTTACAAAAAATGTCAGTTTTCATAAAGTAATTACTTCTTATTTAAAGTTTAAAACAGAAAAAATAAATAAAAGTTCAAAACAAAAAGAAGAAGATGTCTTATTTTAATTGATATTTGTATCAATAGTTCAAATTTATTTTTTTTATGATAAAATTTATAAAAATATTTTTATATAGGAAAATTATGTCTGATAAAAAGTATAGACTCGTAACTAGAAGCGATATGGATGGTCTTGTTTGTGGAACATTACTAAAGTATTTAGGAATTATTGATGAAATAACTTTTGTTCATCCAAAAGATATGCAAGATGGAAAAATAGAAATTACATCAAGTGATATTACGACAAATTTGCCATATGTTGATGGTGTGTATTTAGCATTTGATCATCATTTTAGTGAAACACTTAGAAATGAAAAAAAAGATAATCATATTATTGATGCAGATGCTCCTAGTGCAGCAGAAGTTGTATATAGATATTATGGTGCAGATGAAAAATTTCCTTCAAAGTTTAAACCAATGATGGATGCAGCCAATAAAGCTGATAGTGCATCTTTTACAAAAGAAGATATATTAAATCCTAAAGGATGGGAATTATTAAGCTTTTTGATGGATAGTAGAACAGGTCTTGGTAGATTTAGAGATTTTACTGTTGCAAATTATCAGCTAATGATGGATTTGATTGATTATTGCAAAGATCATGATATTAGTGATATTTTAGCTTTAAGTGATGTAAAAGAGAGAATAGATTTATATTTTAAGTATGAAGAACAGTTTAAAGAACAACTAAAAAGATGTACAAGCATTCATAAAAATCTTATTATAGTTGATTATAGAGGTGAAGAGATAATATACCCAGGTAATAGATTTATGATATATGCAATGTATCCAGAAGCAAATATTTCTATTCATGCTATTTGGGGAAAAGATAAACAAAATGTTGTTTATAGTACTGGAAAATCAATTATTAATAAAACTTCAAATACAAATGTAGGTGAACTTATGCTTAAGTATAATGGCGGAGGTCATAAAGCTGCTGGTGGTTGTCAAATTGACCATGAAGATGCTAATAAAGTGCTAGATGAGTTAATTACTAAAATTAATATAGATGGATAAAACTTAATAAATAGACAAAATGTCTATTTATTAGTCTCACTTTCATTATCTAGTAAGTCATCATGCTCTTCCATATCCCAAGGAAGTGTTGCTGGTGTTGTATGAATAAATCTTAAATATTTTTCAAATTGTGTTAAAATATCATTTATTATCGTATGCTCTTCATATCCATATAAATCATAATGTAAACCACCTCTTTTTAAAAATGCTTCTGCATTATAATAATAAGTTTGTTCTTCTTCCATCTTATCAAGAGTTAAATATGCAAAATCTGGCAGATCATACTCTCTTAATCTAACTTCATAGTTAAAGTTTACATGTTCATCTTTATAAATAGAAATAATAGCTCTTACATACTCTTCATCATACTCTATTTCGCAATTCCAATTAGATTCTTTTAACTCTTTTTTGATTTTTTTCATACTGTTATAAACATCATTTCTTATAAAATGCTCAACAACATCTTTTTTGGGAAAGTTAATTAACTCTTTTAATCTACCTTTCCAAAACTCATCATTATCTACACTTGGATGTTGCAAGTTCATATTTACAGTGTGTTGCAAACTATGCTCTCTATGATCTTCAATAATCAAAGCTCTCCACATGCCAACTCCTGCTATTAACATAATAATAGCAAAGGGCAGTGCACTTACAATGGATGCTGTTTGTAAAGCTCCTAATCCACCTGCAATTAAAAGTACAGAAGCTACAACTCCTTCTAATATAACCCAAAATGAACGTTGCCATACAGGTGTATGAATTGCTCCACCTGAAGCTAAAGAGTCTATTACTAGTGAACCTGAATCTGATGAAGTTACAAAAAAAGTAATAATTAAAAAAACAGTTAAGAAAGAGATTACTTCTGTAAAAGGTAATCTTTCAAAAAGTTTAAATAGTGCTATTGCTTTGTCATTTTGAACTTCTGTAATTAAAGAATCATAACCTTGTACCATTACCATATGAAGTGCAGTATCACCAAATATCGAAAACCATAAAAATGTAAAAATTGTAGGTACTAACATAACTCCTACAACAAACTGTCTAATTGTTCTACCTTTACTAATTTTAGCAATGAAAAGTCCAACAAAAGGTGCCCATGCAATTGTCCATCCAAAAATAAACAATGTCCAGTTTCCAATCCAATCATTTGAAGTATATGCTTGAAGACTAAAAGTTCTTTCAACAATATTACTTAAATAACTACCTGTATTTTCCAAGAAAGTATTTAAAATAAAAATAGTTGGACCTACAGTAAATACAAATAACATAAGTGCAAGAGCAAGTAATATATTTATTATAGATAATCTCTTTACACCTTTATCCATCCCTGCAAGTACTGAAAATAGGGCAAGTGCTGTTATTAAAGCAATAATAGTAACTTGTACTGTAGTACTTACTTCAATACTAGGCCATAAATAATTAAGTCCCGCATTAATTTGAGATACAGATAAACCTAAAGTGGTTGCTATACCAAATAGTGTTCCTAAAATTGCAAAAGTATCAACTGTATGACCAGCTGGGCCATGAATTTTATCTCCAATTAGTGGATAAAGAGTTGATCTCATTGATAAAGGTAAACCATGTCTAAATGCAAAATATGCAAGTGTTAAACCAACTAATCCATAAATAGCCCAAATATGAAATCCCCAGTGAAAATAAGCAATTTGCATAGCTTGTTTTGCAGCTTCAATTGTCAATGCTTCTCCAGAAGGGGGTGCAGCATAATGAAGTATAGGTTCAGCAACACCAAAAAATAATAATGCAATACCATAACCAGCTGAAAAAAGCATAGCAAACCAAGATGAAAAGCTGTATTCTGGTTCTGAGTGATCAGGTCCTAATTTAATATGTCCCCAAGGTGAAATAGAAATTGATATTATAAATATCAAAAATAGTGCCACTGCAAGCATATAAAACCAACCAAAGTCATCAGTGATATATTCAAGTGTTGAAGAAAAAATTTCTCCCATTAATTTTGGATTGCTTATAGTTCCTACTACTAATAATAAAATTACTATAACAGCAGGAATAAAAACAGGAACCAAAATTGTTGAGTTAGAATTTTTAAGTTTCTCTAACATTTTTGTCCTTTAAAAAATTATTATATTTATATATAATATCAAAATTGAAATTAAGTCTATAATTTTTTTTTCAAATTACTATAAAATTCTTCAAATGAGGGTAATATTAAGCTTGGTTCTCTTTGTTTTTTTCCCCACATAGGTTCGGGAAAATAGGAGTCTTGTTTAAACCTTGCCATAATATGAAAATGAACATGAGGCACATAGTTCCCAAATGAAGCAATATTTATTTTTTCAGGATTAAAATAATCAATCATCTCTTTTTCTATAATATCAAGTTTACTCCAAATCTCATTTTTAACATTTTGAGGACAATGACAAAACTCTTTATAATTCTCTTTTGTAAAAATTTTCAACCAAGGTATTTCACTTTTTTCTAAATCTATATATATTAAATCGTTTTCATAAATATAATTCATGTTTTATCCTTGTTTTTTTATCATTTTATCAAAAATATACTAAATCAAGTTAAAAAACCTATTTAGATACACAATTCAACATACTTTAAGTAAACATTAAATATAATCCAATTCCATTTTTCAGCCAAAGAGGAATTTTTTATAAAATATTTGTGTTTTATAAAGAGTTGGGCAGAATCAGAAAAAAGCAAATTTCCTTATATTAAGGTTGTTTTAGCTTAGCTTACATTTTTGATAAAAGGTTTATGCTTTTTTCAAGTGTAATTCTTCCCTGTTGAAAAGTGGTAAATAACACAAAAAGAGGACCAGCTTATGAAAGTAAGAGCTTCAGTTAAAAAAATGTGTGATAAATGTAAAGTTATCAAGAGAAAAGGGATCGTAAGAGTAATTTGCGATAACAAAAAACACAAACAAAGACAAGGATAAAAAGACATGGCTAGAATTGCAGGTGTTGATTTACCAAATAAAAAAAGAATGGAGTATGCTTTAACATACATTTTCGGTATTGGTTTACATAACTCTAGATTAATCTTAGACGCTGTTGGAATTGATTACAACAAAAGAGCTCACGAGCTAACAGAAGATGAAGCAGCAGCTATTAGACAAGAGATCCAAAAAAACTATATGGTTGAGGGTGATCTTAGAAAAAAAGTTGCTATGGATATCAAATCATTAATGGACTTAGGTTCATACAGAGGTTTAAGACATAGAAAAGGTTTACCTTGTAGAGGGCAAAAGACAAAAACTAATGCTAGAACAAGAAAAGGTAAAAAGAGAACTGTTGGTGCAGCAGCGAAATAAGGATAACTGATGGCAAAAAGAAAAGTAACTAGAAAAAAAATAGTAAAAAAGAATATTGCTGACGGAATTGTTCACATTGCAGCAACGTTCAATAATACAATGGTAACAGTAACTGACAACGCAGGAAATGCTATTGCATGGTCAAGTTCTGGAAACTTAGGTTTCAAAGGTAGTAAAAAATCTACTCCATTTGCTGCTCAACAAGCAGTAGAAGATGCAATGAAAAAAGCTATGGAACATGGTATTAAAAATGTAGGAATCAAAATCCAAGGACCAGGTTCTGGAAGAGATACTGCAGTTAAATCAGTTGGTGCTATGGAAGGTATCAGAGTTACATGGTTAAAGGATGTTACACCACTACCACACAATGGTTGTAGACCTCCTAAGAGAAGAAGAGTGTAAGGAGTAGGTAATGGCAAGATATAGAGGACCAGTAGAAAAAATTGAAAGAAGACTAGATGCAGACCTTGGATTAAAAGGTGAGAGAAGACTTAATGGAAAGTCTGCATTAGAAAAAAGACCATACGCTCCAGGACAACATGGACAAAGAAGAACTAAAATCTCTGAGTATGGTTTACAATTAAGAGAAAAGCAAAAAGCTAAATATCTTTATGGAGTATCTGAAAAACAATTTAGAAAATACTTCAAAATAGCTGCAACAAAAGGTGGAAATACAGGTGAAAACCTTATTACACTAATTGAGCAAAGATTAGACAATGTTGTTTATAGAATGGGATTTGCTTCAACTAGAGCAAACGCTAGACAATTTACAACACATGGACATGTTTTAGTAGATGGAAAAAAATTAGATATTCCTTCTTATATTGTAAAACCTGGACAAAAAATTGAAATTAGAGAAAAATCTAAAACTAACCCACAAATCGTAAGAGCT
The window above is part of the Malaciobacter marinus genome. Proteins encoded here:
- the hemL gene encoding glutamate-1-semialdehyde 2,1-aminomutase, producing MFDKSITAYEEAKKVIPGGVDSPVRAFKSVGGTPPFIDRGEGAYLIDVDGNKYLDFIQSWGPLIFGHCDKDIEEAVIKTVKKGLSFGAPTVLETELASEIVEMYDNIDKVRFVNSGTEAVMSAIRLARGVTGKNGILKFEGCYHGHSDSLLVQAGSGMATFGTPSSPGVPADLTKHTLLCEYNNIDELKKCFEASDDIACIIIEPIAGNMGFVPADEEFLTQCRKLCDENGALLIFDEVMSGFRASLTGAHGVVNTKSDIITFGKVIGAGMPVGAFAASSEIMAHLSPDGAVYQAGTLSGNPVAMAAGLVSLRKIKAQKGLYEKLNQKVTKLLAGFKKAAEDNNIAFQVDSRGSMFGFFFCEKPPRNFKEVGTCNFDRFAKFHQEMLKRGFYFACSQYEAAFMCEAISDEDIDNCIKAAQEVMAKL
- a CDS encoding AtpZ/AtpI family protein gives rise to the protein MENNNQQPKHQSKLRALDNLSLGLSLVAAVAIGFGVGYGLKHLFGYDWLLWLGLFWGIAAAVLNIVKAYKRAQKEYEGLENDPRYAHRAKYGDKKFDDEDD
- the rpoD gene encoding RNA polymerase sigma factor RpoD, producing the protein MSAKDLNKSIEQIVKEYKDSILTYEKIIKIFPKAPSAANIKKLLALVQLYNVQLISSQEQAKRMNAEEAKRKAEHRNKLRENEEDVYDLLKNKELLEWSRSDSPVRMYLREMGQIPLLTKEEEIEISKKIEMGEDVILDAICYVPYLIDFILEYKEPLVNRERKVKELFRNFDDEDSDDKDDDIEEESEPEEEEEKKGKKQKKLDKRAETIIAAFKVLEKAKKDWLKFLTKESAKSDDEIDQMQHNLAIAFKKKILKEALLDLGPTSKLISEIVRAMETALKSDTGFEHELKRLEYRLPLFNDMLKKNHQKILDNILNLTKVQITSMVPEATMVSTYMEIKKLFQTAEASKDGFDLEPEELKDVLEQIKRGKQITDQAKTRMAKSNLRLVVSIAKRYTNRGLPFLDLIQEGNIGLMKAVDKFEYKKGYKFSTYATWWIRQAISRAIADQARTIRIPIHMIETINRINKIIRKGIQENGKEPDVEEIAKEVGLPIDKVKQVIKITKEPVSLEAPIGSDDDGKFGDFVPDEKAPTPVDNIMKEDLQGQIDQILAQLNEREQAVVRMRFGLMEDASDRTLEEIGKELSVTRERVRQIESSAIKKLKHPKVGKNLKNYVES
- a CDS encoding 3-isopropylmalate dehydratase small subunit, with the translated sequence MNVITGKVWNFGANIDTDIIIAARYLNSSEPEHLAKYVMEDADPDFPKKLQKGDIIVAGENFGCGSSREHAPIALKAAGVAAVVAPSFARIFYRNAFNMGLPIFELPEALEIKENDEISIDLDNGKIINNTTNKSYEFIAIPEFMQELIAVGGLINYAKEEIKKENNEEL
- the leuB gene encoding 3-isopropylmalate dehydrogenase; this translates as MKNYNISIIKGDGIGPEIVDEAIKVLDAVSYSCGFSLEYKEYLMGGIAIDMTGVPLPDETVQGVLNSDACLFGSIGGEKWDTLPRELRPETGLLKFREAMGVYANLRPAIIYDELVNASTLKPEVIEGVDIMVVRELIGGIYFGQPRENDGFKAFNTMVYTKPEIERIGKKAFELAMKRDKRVCSVDKANVLEVSQLWRDTMEELSKDYPEVELSHMYVDNAAMQLVRNPKQFDVIVTGNIFGDILSDTASMVVGSIGLLPSASTGDKTAVYEPIHGSAPDIAGQGIANPIATIESAGMMLRYSLGEDEAANKIDSAIKKALKDGYRTKDLAAYDAKEIVTTAEMGDIIANYINK
- a CDS encoding exopolyphosphatase translates to MSDKKYRLVTRSDMDGLVCGTLLKYLGIIDEITFVHPKDMQDGKIEITSSDITTNLPYVDGVYLAFDHHFSETLRNEKKDNHIIDADAPSAAEVVYRYYGADEKFPSKFKPMMDAANKADSASFTKEDILNPKGWELLSFLMDSRTGLGRFRDFTVANYQLMMDLIDYCKDHDISDILALSDVKERIDLYFKYEEQFKEQLKRCTSIHKNLIIVDYRGEEIIYPGNRFMIYAMYPEANISIHAIWGKDKQNVVYSTGKSIINKTSNTNVGELMLKYNGGGHKAAGGCQIDHEDANKVLDELITKINIDG